The DNA window CTTAAGacattaattttaaatatgttGGAGAAAAATTACTTGGTGAATATGATAGATTAACTGTTAAAATGCATCAAATTTATTAGTTTGTTCACTTGAGAATCTCAATGTTCTATAAAGTTAGTAACAACTTAAAAACAATTACTATTAAACAAACTCTAACTGTAACTATTAAAGAGTTTTAACAGTCAAAATTCACTCATTAATcaattaatatttcattttttattatttttaggggtCCAGGTGTAACTTTACTTATTCTTTCATGGATCATTACACTATATACATTGTGGCAAATGGTTGAGATGCATGAAATGGTTCCAGGAAAACGTTTTGATAGATACCATGAATTAAGTCAACATGCTTTTGGAGAAAAGTTGGGTCTTTATATTGTGGTTCCTCAACAAGTTATAGTAATGCTTGGTGGGAACATTGTGTACATGGTCATTGGGGGTACATCCTTGCAAAAGTTCCATGATATAGTATGTCCAAGTTGTAAAAAGATTAGATTGACCTTTTTCATTATGATATTTGCCTCTGCTCAATTCGTATTGTCTCACCTACCCAACTTTAACTCCATTTCTGGTGTATCTTTGGTTGCAGCAATCATGTCCATCTGGTATATTAACTTCTTTCTAATCTTTTCATTACTAATTTTCAAGTTTAAGTATAGTTTTagtttctataaatatttttttatttttaatcgataTAAAAATTCCACATTTCCCCTTAATGACTTTTGATCATGACCAACACTTTTCCAAGTTAGGTCATAGATATAAGTTATAATGGCCAAAaccaaatattaaaattcaaaGTTGGCACTAGGAAGTACATGCTGGAAATATCAATTATTTAATGAATTAATGGTGTGCGCCAGAGAAAAATTCACCTATTGTCAATATTCTCCTTGATAAAGTGTTTGTCGTGGAGAATATTTCTTAGTTTATGTGAGTTTATGCTTATGCAAGTGTCCTTTATCAATAATTAGTcttatttatcttttttattttcacaTTTGATTTCATAGGCGCATTTGTTAACTTGCATCCCTAACATCTTTAAGTAAAATGTTTCTTTTTTCTATAAAACAAATAGATTCCAACTTTATTTCTATCATTCaactaataaattttttattatagcCCCTAGTAGGTTGTAGATTCACAACAAAAAACTTCTATTGTATCGGAACTAACTCGATGACAATACTTTTTGTTAACTATTTTATAGTTATTCCTCTATAATCTAACCACACATGACCATATGCTAACTCAAATATTTTACGTGTTCTCTATAGTTATTCTACAATTGCTTGGGTTGCTAGTGCGCATAAGGGAGTACAAGAAAATGTACAGTATAGTAACAATGCTACAACTACTACAAACTTagtctttaatttatttaatgcAATAGGCTCTGTTGCTTTTGCTTATGCTGGACACAGTGTGGTATTAGAAATCCAAGCAACAATTCCTTCAACAACTGAAAACCCATCTAAGGTTGCAATGTGGAAAGGAGTTGTGGTTGCCTATATCATTGTTGCTTTGTGCTATTGGCCCGTTGCAATTATTGGTTATTGGATGTTTGGTAATGAGGTTAAGGATAATATTCTCATATCTTTAGAGAAACCAACTTGGATGATTGCAATGGCCAACTTCTTTGTTGTTTTCCATGTAATTGGAAGCTATCAggtaaaattcattttttttaattctaaaaaaataatttatttgaacatataattttaatttatcattattttaaatttaatcaataaatttgttAAATTGGATAATTGTGTCATGAtcaaaattaatgaaagttcgAAGTAGTCTTTATATTTAAACTTTACTATTTTTTGTATGAATCATATATCATCTGCATGCAATTTCTGAGTATTATACCTCGAATTAAGCGAATCAACATTTCTACAAGAAAAATTGTGTCGCTCATTGTGATCTTTTATGACTTTGGGGCTAATCTCTTCGATTGCGTGCAAAAGATTTCACTTTCTTATAAATTTAATGACTTCATTGAAATTTCGTTGATTTTATTAGATTGCTTAATTAGAATAATTTATTCTTTAAaattataatgataaaaataatttgataaaaaatcacttaaatattattttaaaaaaaccgtTAATTTTAGTATCTAGGATGAAAAGTTTTACATTTATAATTTTGAGAACTGAAACAGTGAATCATGAAAAAACTTTAGGTTTAGTAattaattcttcttttttttttgacaaaaactaaagcaacaaaaaattataataattaattttatattttgatgGTTGGTGTAGGTGTTTGCAATGCCAATGTTTGACATGCTTGAAAGTGTATTGGTGAGGAAATTGAATTTTGAGCCAAGTATAATGCTTCGATTTGTCGTTCGTAATCTATACGTGGGTAAGTGAAATAAATTATTGTATAACTTTAATTtagttatcattttttttaaaactagttacaaaatattgttatattttatatttgcaactaataataaatattttttatttcagcaTTCACAATGTTCATTGCTATTACATTTCCATTTTTCGGTGGTTTGCTAGGTTTTTTTGGAGGGTTTGCCGTTACTCCAACAACATACTTTGTAAGCGATAAGAAATtacaaatattaaattttcttagaattgttattttcataattttgctCGATTATTCATTTTAGTACTTTTTCAGCTTCCATGTATCATATGGCTTAAAATCTATAATCCTAAAAGATTCAGCTTGTCTTGGTGTACTAATTGggtaagtatttttttttatcatttttcttcatattttaataatttattaatgctTCAAgcacatattaattttatttatttgatctaTTTATTATAGATATGTATTGTGCTTGGGCTATGTATAATTATTTTAGCACCTATTGGAGCATTGAGGAATATTATACTTGAAGCCAAGACCTACCAATTTTACACATAAATTTTTCTTATCTACATTCTAATTGCAATGCAACTGATTATTGCATGAATACTCTTGTATTAGTCTATAAAAAAATCAGAGAAAACTAGCTAAGACTTATTACATTTTGAACTTCTCCAAAAAATTTATCCACTATGTCATATTAAGGTATTGTTGTAGCCATTGTAATTGCGAAAGATATTGTAGAAATGGCATATTGTGAATTTGTCAAAAATATTTATGCACTATGTCATATTAATGTTTTATGAGTGTCCCTTTAATCAtgcttttatgaaaaataatactaTTTCCAAACAAGGGAAAAAatgcaatgttttaaaaatcggatcggacatcaaaccggtgagggtattgggtcactggttgaaccgcatgactaaaccggataactcggttgaatagaccggtcgttataacaaaactatataggtataaaatatgTCGAACAtaatgattcagtctctacaataTATAACTGtcacttaaatttttaaaaaaatatcatatcctAAATAAATTCACTAGTtcataattttaattcaaattttaaacataagtatcacacataataaaatagtacaaaattacaaagtatatatttgcaaacaaaatttaatcgcaaaataatctaattgaataaattatagTAAAGTAACtttattgtctactaaatttaatttcaaagaaaaaatatttaaatgttggtatctccttcttcaatatcaaaatcatctgcaaaaaaaTTAACTGcatccgaaatattttttttaatttttaattttttatttttcttttattttttattttaatttttcattaaaataattaaaatgatgttgttttaagtttttaaaatataaaaaaattaaaaatgcatttaaaccaccggtttTGAAAAACCGTCGGTTTTACCGATTTACACcgattttgaccggttcacaTCGGTTCAATGACATATATGATTCAGCAATCGAATCAGACCAATTActtggccggttcccggttcaaccggcctgtccgatttttaaaacactatatatatatatatatatatatatatatatatatatatatatatatatatatatatatatatatatatatatatatatatatatatatatatatatatatatatatatatatatattatgataacttactccacatcatcttgaccattaattctattcaatctaatggttaaaaataataaggaataatattctctctccacatttaattacttattatttttaaccattagattaaaaaaaaataaatgatcaagatgtggagtaatttataataacttactcttggattaAATATattcctcctcatatatatatatatatatatatatatatatatatatatatatatatatatatattgaataaatattttttaaaatcaattgttGGCTTGAaaaatactatcatatagaacatacCTATAAAATTGGATATTAatttataatgatttactatgccattgaattacatcaaaattaacgttatatgaaagttcattttatcattaatctttggatatctatATGGTACAATAAATCATTATAGAtaaatctcaaactttataggtatgatttatatgatattatattttaattcaacggttaattttaatatatatatatatatatatatatatatatatatatatatatatatatatatatatatatatatatatatatataagctctTGTTCTTTAAACTTTTAGTTCTTTATATATTCTATCACATATTattgtattttttgtttaatttgttttcttttttctcatACTAAAACTcttgtttgaatttgaaattttgtttttgaattaattCAATATTCATCGCTCTTTAACATATTTGGTAATATTTTTAGTTGTTGAATctctaattttaaatatttttcagatCTAGGTGCTTTTCAACTTCAATTATTcctttttaattgaatttagaaCTGTCTAAATTTTATATACTTCAAATgagaaaatagaaaaattatgACTCTTCATTTGCTTTCTTCCTTTTAGAGTCACTTTAGAACTCACCACTTATCTTCATCACTGAGATTTAACACTATAACCTTCATCGTTGAAAGTCGACTTAACAGGTCCAGTGATTGGTATTTCTTTCCTTATGTTATAAAAATTAACAAGTATATTGTGAGATACTATAGTAAAAAATTGTTTTGTTCATAATAGTTTTATATATACTTATAAGCTACAATGAATCTTCATAATCTTAGATGAGACGTTACATTCATTTAATCAATAAATGCAACCTTCAACAATGTTACTAAGTTAAGTGATTAGTAGGAAGAAGAGGAGTGGAGAATCCTAAAATTACTTTAATAGAAAGAAAGAGAATGGGGAGTCCTGATATTTTAATTTGACTCGCTACTAAAAATGGATTTAGAGATGGTAGTTTTCCGTCATTAATGTACTAAAATTCTATCACGAACTAATTTAGTGACGGAATTAGTGACGATTCCAAATCCGTGTTGAATTTCAATGTCACAAAGTTTTAGGGAAGGAATTTTCATTCCGTCACAAATGGGTACAGAATAAACTCGTCATTAATTCAATTATTTCGTCACTTAAATATGAACAAATATGTTTTCATCGTTTAAATTTCCGTCACTAATTATTGATGGAATAAGTTTCCCTCTCAAATTTCGAGGGATTTATTCCATCGCAAAACTAAGATAGAATCAATTTTCCTCAcaattataagaaaaataattttactaATTTAGTGACAAGATTCATATCCATCACAAAACTAATGATGATATTAATATTGTAAATTTCTTCCTATTTCAATTTATGATATTTAAAATGCAAATGAATTTTAGCATAATTATAAGTCCATAAAACATGAACAACGACTAAAAATGAGCAAGAAACAACAATAAAAAGTATGCTAGAGTCTAAAACTTGAGAGTGGTTTTTATCCATAGAGGTTGTCAAAAAATCCACCACACAACATTGCTTAGAATTAACAATAAACGGACAAGTATGAGAATGTCATCTAAATATTGATGTTATACATCAACGGTTCAGATAGTATTCCATGTGACACAACTAAATAAGTCCACTGGGAATAATATGTCGAGGCTAAATCACCAAAAGTATTGATGGTTAAAACTGACAAGATTGCGAAGTCATAAACAACTTCGGCTAGCAAGGATATCATAAAGGTCACTGCCAAGAAAAGCTACAATACATAGTTAAGTGGACACGCATGGTTGTTGAGGATGCTActagtgattttataataatcTGTTAGAGTACATAATTGAAATTTTGTGGTTTAGATTAGTAAATATAACTCAAGGTATACGATGAATCGAAGAATCAAATAAAGATGAAAGAATGTGATTTAAATTGGAAGAGCTCGGAAGAGTTTTGCCTGCAATTGGAGAATGTGAATGACGTCGGTAGAAAAATCTGATATCCACCTTCCTCGACAACATCGTTGAAGCCAGTTCTGCCACAAAGGTTGAGGTTGGGAGAAGATGAGTAGGAAACGTAAGTCGTGGATCGCGATATAAGATGTTTTAACGAGAGTAGAGGGTTTCCTTAACAAGTTATGTCGCGGACGAGCGTTTCTTGGGTTAGGAAGTTTTCTCGGCGAGATGCTTTTGTCATGTAGTGGCTTTAGAGAAACTGAACGAATTTGTTTTCTAAAAGGTgtttagattaaaattaaaattgattcgTGAATGAGAGGGAAATTGAAATTGGTTTGGAGCTAAAGGAAAACATGAGTgggaaattaaaaaaacattaattagcttaatcatgTTTTTAACTCAACTAAATTGTAAGATTTAAAGGATaaggaaacacaagaaagggggttgAATTGGGTTTCAAGAATAAACACTTTTACcaatcaagataaacaaacaatgaaataagaataaaaataatggaCCCAATATTTTTAttctggttcactgttaacgaacaTCCAATCCACCTGCCAAAGTAATTTTGTCTTATCACAAGGACTTCATCCTCTATAACCAAACTAATTACAACCACAAAGACCTAttgtcaatgtcttcttgagaattaTGACTATACCCTAGTCTCAAGAAATAACAACTCAAAAGTTAGGATACAAAAGGTGTATTTACAAAGTTGCTTCTATGAAAGAAGACTACACAAATGAAATACAATGAATAACACAAAAGTGTTTAAGAACAAGTGTATGAACAAAAGTTCCTTGCTTTTACAATTTTTCTCACAAAGATGAAATATTTTAGTTCAAGATTATTGTGCAAATGTTCGCGTGAAAGTTGTATCAAAAgttctctttttcattcttccatATCTTCTTTATATAAACATAGAAAGATCCGTTGGAGGATAGAATAGGAATTCCGAAATTTCAGATGTATTCTTGCATAACGGTCAGTGAGAGTGGTAGACAAAATGATACTGTAGTATTGTCCTTGCGCCACAAAGTCAGTATAATGGAAGGAATATTTGATCTTGTAGCATGTACTTTCTTTTTTAACTTATCTTTTAatcttcagaggcttcagaatgcATGTTGATGAAGCATGTTTAGAAGGATCAAATGCTGAAAGAGAGTcttcagaaccttgtcttcaaaaTCTTTAGAACTTGTTCTCCAGAAActtgtctttagagtcttcagaacttggtCTTTAGAGCCTCAAAACTTGTACACAATGTCAGAGcttgaaaaatcttcaaaaactcCATTATCAGAGTCAGAGTCAGAAACCTTTGATGAGCAGTCTTTCAAAAGCCTTGTCAAAGAGCATTCTAGAACTTCACTTTGCTTTGTAAAGCGCACTTTGTTATCTCTTCAGAGTTAGAGTGGGTTGAGTTCAAAATTTGATGACGTCATTAGTCAGTTGATCAGAGTCATAACCTATTGGGATAAAAAATTATTCTCTAAAAAACAATgtattgttatcattaaaactaaatGTTAGATGCAGaatcaaatcttgttctaacagtatttTCACTTTCTATTAATTAAGTTTACTTTCATTTTATATTAATCCTTATCTTAATTACgtgtaattttaa is part of the Vicia villosa cultivar HV-30 ecotype Madison, WI linkage group LG2, Vvil1.0, whole genome shotgun sequence genome and encodes:
- the LOC131647400 gene encoding lysine histidine transporter 1-like, with product MEEKLEREKKIEGWLPINADRSAKWWSSAFHNVTAMVGAGVLGLPYAMSQLGWGPGVTLLILSWIITLYTLWQMVEMHEMVPGKRFDRYHELSQHAFGEKLGLYIVVPQQVIVMLGGNIVYMVIGGTSLQKFHDIVCPSCKKIRLTFFIMIFASAQFVLSHLPNFNSISGVSLVAAIMSICYSTIAWVASAHKGVQENVQYSNNATTTTNLVFNLFNAIGSVAFAYAGHSVVLEIQATIPSTTENPSKVAMWKGVVVAYIIVALCYWPVAIIGYWMFGNEVKDNILISLEKPTWMIAMANFFVVFHVIGSYQVFAMPMFDMLESVLVRKLNFEPSIMLRFVVRNLYVAFTMFIAITFPFFGGLLGFFGGFAVTPTTYFLPCIIWLKIYNPKRFSLSWCTNWICIVLGLCIIILAPIGALRNIILEAKTYQFYT